The Pristiophorus japonicus isolate sPriJap1 unplaced genomic scaffold, sPriJap1.hap1 HAP1_SCAFFOLD_517, whole genome shotgun sequence genome has a segment encoding these proteins:
- the LOC139253826 gene encoding probable G-protein coupled receptor 139, which produces FASNIAAIVILSRGRCGLSRCITRYLVFMAVTDLLVIITAVILNRIGGIYFRNSILSTTPACSISTVLIYSSRDSSVWLTVAFTFDRFVAICCQKLKTKYCTETTAAVVIGAVCALRCLKNIPFYFTYEPLFTINKVAWYCNIKLTFYVSPAWTAFDWLDRILTPCAPFLLMLLLNAVTVRYILGASRARRRLRAQNNGESQSDPEMESRRKSIILLFTISGSFILLWLTYVINFLYVRIENNNYFTGFNFNDPKFILQESGNMLQLLSCCTNTFIYTVTQSNFRQQLKNALKYPLNLVVKLLL; this is translated from the coding sequence TTTGCATCGAACATcgcggcgattgtgatcctgtcccgaggaAGATGCGGTCTCTCCAGGTGTATCACTCGGTACCTGGTGTTCATGGCGGTgaccgatctcctggtcattatcaccgcTGTGATATTGAATAGAATTGGTGGTATCTATTTCCGGAATAGCATTCTGTCCACCACACCAGCGTGCAGCATCAGCACTGTGCTCATTTATTCATCAAGAGATAGTTCTGTCTGGTTAACGGTCgcgttcacctttgatcgatttgtggccatttgttgccagaagctgaaaacaaaatactgcaccgAGACAACGGCGGCTGTGGTGATAGGAGCGGTCTGTGCCCTGAGATGTTTAAAAAACATCCCTTTCTACTTCACGTATGAACCATTATTTACTATTAATAAGGTGGCCTGGTACTGCAACATAAAACTTACTTTTTATGTTTCACCCGCTTGGACAGCGTTTGACTGGCTGGACCGTATTCTAACCCCGTGTGCACCGTTCCTCCTGATGTTACTGCTCAATGCTGTGACCGTCAGATACATTCTAGGGGCTAGTagggcccgcaggagactccgggcccaaaacaatggagagagtcagagtgatccagagatggagagccgGCGAAAGTCCataattttactcttcaccatctcGGGAAGTTTCATCCTGTTGTGGTTGACGTATGTTATCAATTTTCTCTATGTCCGAATTGAAAACAATAATTATTTCACAGGTTTTAATTTCAATGACCCCAAATTTATTCTGCAGGAAAGTGGAAACATGCTTCAGCTCCTAAGCTGCTGCACTAACACGTTTATTTATACAGTGACTCAGAGTAACTTCAGACAGCAGTTAAAGAACGCGCTGAAATATCCATTGAATCTAGTTGTTAAATTACTTCTATAA